From the Cryptomeria japonica chromosome 2, Sugi_1.0, whole genome shotgun sequence genome, one window contains:
- the LOC131051026 gene encoding dirigent protein 11, translating into MAFNTPSLLQVSVMVAILVALSSSGVFRAKEERMVIYAHDSFSGPNATGIIVAGMGGVSSNPLGFGTVFVIDDPVTVGPDISSMYLGRAQGILVNSELKGTSFHLAFTIVFGSGKYNGSTLEIQGADPFKQKQREISVVGGTGMFRYARGYAVMETVSLLGLNACIRLTLNVRP; encoded by the coding sequence ATGGCTTTCAATACTCCCTCATTATTACAAGTTTCAGTTATGGTAGCCATCCTAGTTGCTTTATCTTCTTCTGGTGTTTTCAGAGCCAAGGAAGAAAGGATGGTAATCTATGCCCATGACAGTTTCAGTGGACCCAATGCCACAGGGATCATAGTTGCAGGAATGGGTGGTGTTTCTTCAAATCCTTTGGGCTTTGGTACAGTATTTGTGATAGATGATCCTGTGACTGTAGGCCCAGATATCTCCTCCATGTATTTGGGAAGAGCCCAAGGGATCCTTGTGAACTCAGAACTTAAGGGCACTTCTTTTCATCTGGCTTTTACTATAGTGTTTGGGAGTGGCAAGTATAATGGCAGCACACTTGAAATACAGGGAGCAGATCCATTTAAACAAAAGCAGAGGGAGATTTCTGTGGTTGGAGGGACTGGAATGTTTAGATATGCTCGTGGGTATGCTGTGATGGAAACTGTTTCCTTGCTGGGCTTGAATGCTTGCATAAGGCTTACTTTGAACGTTCGGCCATAG